The following are from one region of the Bradyrhizobium sediminis genome:
- a CDS encoding Bax inhibitor-1/YccA family protein has product MSDLDRNYASPFGRAAGRIDAATVDAGLRSYMLRIYNYMSIGLAITGLAALGVYMAAVTTDQAGAAAKFGNAFLTPFGYAMYVSPLKWLFILAPLAMVFAISAGIERLRPATAQMLFWVFSALMGISLSSIFLVYTHTSIVRVFFITAATFGALSLYGYTTKRDMTGMGSFLIMGLFGIIIASLVNLFLASSMLQFVVSVVGVLVFAGLTAWDTQRLKNDYIYGYASQGGEVAERAAITGALSLYLNFINLFTLLLQLLGQRD; this is encoded by the coding sequence ATGTCGGACCTAGACCGCAACTACGCTTCTCCTTTCGGCCGGGCCGCCGGGCGCATTGACGCTGCGACCGTCGACGCCGGTCTGCGCTCCTACATGCTGCGCATCTACAACTACATGAGTATCGGGCTGGCCATTACCGGCCTGGCCGCGCTCGGCGTCTACATGGCGGCGGTGACAACCGACCAGGCAGGCGCCGCGGCCAAGTTCGGCAACGCCTTCCTGACGCCGTTCGGCTACGCGATGTATGTCAGCCCGCTGAAATGGCTGTTCATCCTGGCGCCGCTCGCCATGGTGTTCGCGATCTCGGCCGGCATCGAACGGTTGCGGCCCGCGACCGCCCAGATGCTATTCTGGGTGTTCTCGGCGCTGATGGGCATTTCGCTGTCGTCGATCTTCCTGGTGTATACCCACACCTCGATCGTGCGGGTGTTCTTCATCACCGCGGCCACCTTCGGCGCGCTGAGCCTCTACGGCTACACCACCAAACGTGACATGACCGGCATGGGCTCGTTCCTGATCATGGGCCTGTTCGGCATCATCATCGCGAGCCTGGTCAACCTGTTCCTCGCCAGCTCGATGCTGCAGTTCGTGGTGTCGGTGGTCGGCGTGCTGGTGTTCGCGGGCCTCACCGCCTGGGATACCCAGCGGCTGAAGAACGACTACATCTACGGCTATGCCTCGCAGGGCGGTGAAGTGGCGGAGCGTGCGGCGATTACCGGCGCACTGTCGCTCTACCTGAACTTCATCAACCTGTTCACGCTGCTGCTGCAGCTGCTCGGCCAGCGCGACTGA